In Podarcis raffonei isolate rPodRaf1 chromosome 11, rPodRaf1.pri, whole genome shotgun sequence, the sequence GTTGGGAGGTCTTTCGCAACATAGCTGccccctatccccccccccaaaaaaaaccaaactatttgttattttaaaaagtgatgagGGCAGGAATGCATGGAAATGCATGAGAAAACATGTGCTTGATGCAACGTCccataacctccctgcaaacatatcagaatgaatgctcaataaatatccAAAgattgtctaatctccctgcaaacaaattaggagaaatgtgcagtgAACAGGCTGTCTGGACTCTGGAAGCAACCTCAAAAGTCATTTAAGCCTTGCCTAAGAAACCACTCAAGTACCTCCTTCCAACTAGGACTCATCACCTACAGGGACATGCTTTCGTAGATGGGTGAGGAATTCTTGCATGTGAACCTTTTCAGGGTCCCACACAACCCATTCCAGGCCTGCTCTTGCGTAGCTCTTTAATAAGCTGTAATCAGCCTGCTTGGGAAAGAGTGTGGGAAACTGACTGCAGCACCTCCTCTGACTCCCAGCCTCTTTCAAACAGGTGATTAGCTGGTTTGAAGCTTATTTTACAGGAAGGTTCTCGTTCCCCATTGGCTCAAAACGTAAGCCTGCAAGCCTAAGCACCTAAGTAAATGCATGGGACCTGCAACATAATGTTGTCATGCCCAGTGATCCTATTCAGATTACTAGACACgccattccattccccccacccctcagtcAGTagtccactgttgttgttgttgttgtaattctACAAACTTTGGATTCTCCCAAGCCTCTGgcgcataggagccaactcctagaggccatGAGAGTTTCGGCACCCCacaacaaaatatttgagggggctggtcccccgcaaagttgatgggcattcccattcaaatggtgtttgtgcactgcatcatgtgatcaattttgcagggtggggctgacctgggcccccacaatatttttttcaagttggcacccctgctctggCATACTGATAGTGCCAGCCAGTTATAACATAAATTCACTATCAGTGATAATGATTCCACTGAAAACGACTCCACTGACTTATGATCtgtagcatacatttaaagcataccaATGCACGTTTAAAGCAAATGGTTCCCCGAAGAACCATTCCTAGGAATATAGTTCcaccctcatagagctacagttcacagcatccttaacaaactacagttcccagaagtctTTAAGGGAGAGCCATGGGCTTTAAATGCACGATGGGTGCACTTTTAGTGCAAATAATAATGTCTTTTTTGGTAGCCAGCTGTGAGGAATCCAAAAGCCAGCTTCCGAAAGCTATTACCCCCTAGGCCGAAACCATAAGGACATGTAcatttttatagaatcatagaattggaaaagacctatagagtcatctagtccaaatccctgacactgcaagaatctcaactgtCAATGGCAATCCAATCTCTGCCTAAaagcctcaaaggaaggagaatccactatgggagtctgttccacttttGAACAGCTCTTTCTATtggaaagttcctcctgatgtttagttgaagtCTCCCTCCttataatttgaagccattggtttgggtcatagcttgctccatcctccatgtgacaggcttttagttatttgaagatggctaccacatCTCCCCTTTACCATGCAAAATATACCAGGTTCCTTCAACCATACAtcatagggcttggtttccagacccttggtcatcttggttgccctcctctgcacgtgttccagcttgtcaatatccttcataAACTGTGGCACAGGTGTGATCTCACCAAGTCAGAACAGAGCTGTaccatgacttcccttgatcagaaGACTATACTTCTGTACATTTCCAGGCACCTAACAATCTGTATATTAGGTTACGTATTAAGCAGAGTAAAAGTGGTAGATTGGACTAGTGTATACAACTTCAGACTACAGATGGgagaatgcaattttaaaatgagCTCCTTGTATGTTATAGTGGTTAATGTGTCGGACTAgggcctgagagaccagggttcaaatccacatttcatcatgaagctcacttgggccagtcactgcctctctgcctaacctacctcaaagggctgttgtggggtttaaaagaagaggggaagaaccatgtatgctattttgagctccttggagaaaaggatggaatataaaaacaataaacaagaAAGAATAGGGGGAAAAGACTCTGCCCATATATGTCAAACTAGTATCAGACTAGTTCATTAGAGAAAAAGGTTTAACATTTTAATATGAGACAGCACtcagcatttcttttttaaaaaagttcatgCACACCCCATGGGCAGTCTGAAGCAGAACAATAAAAAATTGTATTACCTTTATCTGACAAAGTACTGCTTCTAACAAAGTTGGCGCCAATAGGGGCTGTATCTCTGACAGTACAAAACACCTGTTAGGtgctggggaggagagggggggaaaggaggcacCTGCAGGGATATGAAGGCTCACAGGACCCATCTTGGTGCTATGGAAGCTCTGCACACCTGGGATAGCTTTTTCTGGTTCACGAAAACAGATTGTATCCAATTCAATGTGATTCTGAGTAGACTCATTGACATTAATAGACCTAAATTAGtcgtgcccattaatttcaatgggtctgagtatgactaacattgaataTCACCCTGTATCTTCACTGCTGGGAGTGGGGTTCTCACCCCACAAATCTTTTGTACCACAACTCCTGTTGTGGAGTGCAGACTACGTTCTCTTGGTCGTCTATGCTCCTGGTCGGACATCTTCACCTAGGACCACCCTCCTGAGAGCTTTTCCCTCTGTGCATCTCTCCCAGTCAATCACTAAATGTTGTTCCTGATAAAAGTGTCCTTTTCCAAATGGATAAGGCCTGGGTAGTTTCTGGAAGGTACGGGGTTTAAGACCTACCTCAGTGATAGATTTCGCTGGCAGCCTCAAGCAACCCTGCCTCAGCCTCCATTTGCAAAACATAGAAATTACGACCTACCTTACCAAACTGTGAAATGAAAGCACTAGACATAATATTGATTTAGCAATAAATAACCATTTGTGTCTGTCTCCATCTCAGAGAGGCTTTTGCTATGCCAGGATAATTCAAATATGGATgggtgttgctgttgcttttaaaataaagagtACTAATTGTGTATTTCTGGATGAAATCACCAGCCACTACACACGGAGAGTATCGTCCTAATTGTCATGACTGGCAGTTTTATCCAGCGACTGTCCTTTACCTTTGCAGATACCGAACTCGTCACCAAAATCATCCTCTTCAGAAAAAAACTGGCACTTCAATCCAGGGCCGCATTTCACGCCATCCATCCCTGCGACGGTCCGGTAGCACGTCTCTCCCAAGGCTGCAGCACAGACTCTGCAGCAGCCGCAGTCATCCAACACCTGCTTCTTACAGTGCACCAGACTTTTGCATTCGCTGCTGTTGCAGGACTCGGGGCAGTCCACAGCATACTTGGTACTCCAAGTAGGTCCAGCATTCGTGGGTACCAAAAAGAGAGTGAAGACCAAAAAACGATTCATGTCTTTTGGTGCTAGGTGCACGGTTTCCACTACAGAAGAGCAGGTTGAGAAATTTAGCTCTGAggtcttcttctgctgctgctgggacGTAGCAGTGAAGGACCAGAAGTAGTAGCTGGGAGATCAGCTTGCAGTTTTTTGAGCCTTTATACAGCCTACTGCTCACCAGGCCTGCCGTCGTCAATTTCCTCAAGCTGTCTTCTTGCCAGCCTCCCTTGTTTTACTTTGCGAAATCCAGGATGAAGGTTGGATTAGCACGCTGCTGCC encodes:
- the ESM1 gene encoding endothelial cell-specific molecule 1: MNRFLVFTLFLVPTNAGPTWSTKYAVDCPESCNSSECKSLVHCKKQVLDDCGCCRVCAAALGETCYRTVAGMDGVKCGPGLKCQFFSEEDDFGDEFGICKECPYGTYGLECRRTCNCQSGICDRVTGKCLKFSFFQLAASKPPSRLKLIPHAENDMGSGDGNSVKEDFVKEKAINSPITKWLNPR